CAATgaatcattaaataaatcagttaacggttttgctagtacaccccccagctcttttaataactcgGGGTGTATCCTATCAGGCCCCATCAACttttttgtctttaccttagacaactgaagtagaacctccgcctcgataaactcacatatttcaaatgactcTTTTTTCGTAAAAgaggtcccattccctcattttcatttgtaaaaactgaacagaaatattaattgaggCATTCAactagacctttatcctcttctacatacattccttttgtttttaatctaactaatccttgttttactttctaaatctaaaatatcaaaaaatgcTTTATCTCCTCTTTTTACTGACAgagcaattcgctcttctgcatgtgatttggcagctctttctttgcttctttctgcctaattttatagatctgtcttcctcactttgggtatttttgtatctactaaaggctaacttcttgtcttttacgattttggccacttctgcagagtaccacagcagtttctttaatttttttactcttactgaccagcctaatacaattttctgttatcttcaataatacagcttttaaataatcccatttctcctggactccatttaaattgccccagtctgataatgattcctctacacatattctcattttagaaaagtcagcttttctaaaatctaaaacttttgtttttgtgtggtgtgactcagtcactgttcgtatgTTAAatcacacagactgatgatcactagatcccaaactttcacctacagaaatatctgttaacaaatctccatttgtgaacactaaatccaatatggcctccttacgagttggttcctcaactacttgttttaaagataatcccagtagggagtttaGAATACAAACTCCCTACTAGATAGAGACTAGACAGGACTTTGTTATTTGCCCTCTGTATAGAACCCTTGGCGGCTGCCATAAGACTCCATCCTCTTGTCCCTCTCATCCCCCCTGGTGTCCTTGCCAAATGTATATGCCCTGCCGTCCTAATTTCCAGCTATTTCAGGCTTTAAAATCAGTAGTTCTAAATGTGAGACCCTGAATGTCTCCTTGCCCCACCAGACAGTAAAATTCATTGAGCTTAATTTTGACTTCAAACGGCAGACTTTTCGGCTTTGATACCTGGGGGTGTTTTTCACGGCCAAGTTATCGGACCTTTTCTGTGCTAAACCGCCCGATGACTCAACAGCTTAAGGGGGACCTGCGCAGGTGGAAGTCCTACAAGATATCTATGCTAGGTAGACTTTATAGTGTTAAGTTGATCTTTTTTGGTCTCTCCCTGTCCCATTGGCATTGCCAGAGATagagctttttttgtttttttggggacgACAGTCGACCGAGGTGGAGGCGATCCCACCTATACTTACCACGGGGAGGGAGGCTTGGGGGTGTCACATTTACTCACCTATTTCCGGGCAGCCCAATTGGCTCAACTGGCACAGATCCACTTAGGATCGGTGACCCCGAGATGGGTGGCCTTGGAGGGGGGGATGTGTGCCTCACTGGACATTTCAGATGTGTGCTGGTTGGAGGGGAGAGCATGGCCGTCTTGTGGATCAGACTTCTGGTAGAGCTGTCTTGCTGTAAGGTGTAAGGTGATCATAAGCCTCTGCTGCCTTTAGTGGAGATTGTCATTTACCTATTGCTTCCTTTTAAAGTTACTTTATATGTTGAGGGGGTGGGCCTTGAGGGTGGGTTTACTgttcaggtgggggtggagggGAGGGATGTGCTGAAGGGCCTGCGAATTTGGGCAAGAGCAACCTGGGAATCTGGGCAAGAGCTTCAAGAGCATCATGCTGTGAGGTTTGGGGTTCACCCCATGTCTTGTGTCATCCCACTTGTATGTTACACGATTTTACATGATTGGTCTTACAAGAATTGTTTCAATGTATGTTGaccacaaaatgaaaaaaataaaaacggcATTCGATACTGTAACGTTAAACATGATTTCAGCTATATGTCAATAAAaacttaaatggaaaaaaaaataaagttcgtAGCAacccaaatgcacaagtctacttgaGATCGTTTTGATTAAACTATATATCTGACAGATGGAGAGTATTACAAAGATTGTAAACGGACATCTATGTTTTCTAACCATTACCTCTTTTCATATGGGGTATGTATTCCATTTTTCAAGTTAATTTTGTTTTGGATGAAACTTCCAAATATTATGTTATCATATCTCACAAAAAAACGTATAAGATAAAAGCACATATTATCCAGACTTAATCAAAATGAAATGCAACATCTACAAAATGTTCATGGAGGAGGCAAGATGGTTTCTTACTCTTAACTGTTGTCTCTGCCTCTGCTGGAGGCTCATTGGGAGGGCTAAGGAGACATGGTAATTCATTGAGTATTTTGGGGGTTCTTTCACGTGACCTGAGGAGCCTCTTCATCTTATCAGCTATCCAGTTACCTTTCCTGTTATGGTGgctagaaaagaaagaaaggtttAGAGAGTTTAGCAGATTCTGTAGAATATGAGATGGAAGCAATAACCttctattttaatgttatacAAGTGATGAAGTCTAGGAGTATACAGCTAGATGAGATATCTTTTTACCTTCTACTTGTTATAAAGCACCCAGAgtttaataatttaacatttatttaatagcTAACATCCATCCAGCCTCACTTCTGCCAGGAGCTTTGAACACACATTGTAGTTATGGGATATTTGGAACCTGTGTATTACCATCTGATTTTAAGATTATGTAACTGTTTTCAGTAAAACATTTCAACTTGTATGTTACAAGCCTCTGTATTAAAGTTGCTTGATCCAGttctatttactgtatatacggGTATCTTTATATATCATTGTATtgcatgtactggggcatttgaGTAATCTCAATTTTAAAGGTTTTGGTCTCAGGTATCTTTATAGTTGTTACCTGGGTATTGTTGAAGCTGGTTCCAGTACTCTATATTGATCCATGATCTTGTCAAGCAGCTTCTGCTTCTCATTTTTGAGTTCTGTAAGTTTCTCCCTGAGAGAATATGGAGTAAGATCAAGATCATATAAGACATGAATGATAAGCTCATAATGAGAAGGCTTTACATGTcaatgtgtggaaaaaaaatgtaaagcctGAATAGCTTGACATATTTTGCACATGACTTAAATGATAATTACAATTCTGACATACAGGAACTGCTTATGCTTCCTATGGTGATGACATAAACTGCAGAGTttgggaaattaaaaaaaactaatattttttctgtatgtttgaGCACATTCTAAActtaaattgtgtgtgtgtatttaaagACTTCCTAATTAAAGAACTAGCAAATATTTGCTTACAGAGGTTTTATTCttattacaaagaaaataaaaaatggtagtGTCTTACTAATCTATCATGACTCGCACAGAAATAGAATTCAGTACACCCATGTTAAAACATCAGAAATTATGCTCACCTGTATCGTCTCTCCTCTTCTTGCCTCAATTCTCCACTCTCTAGACTACGCTCTAATAATTCCCGGTTATCACGACTCAGAGTATGTATTTGAGACAGCATAAGGTTGTTCTGATCTTGAAGAGATAGTTTTACTTGAGACAATACCTGAAATGCAGATAGTTGTTTACACCCATGGACAAAAATTTGGGTGGACAAGGGGAGTGGACATGTTCAGGACCTACCTGATAGTGATCAGAAAGAGCTGTATTGCTAATCTCTAGACGCTGCACAGTCTCTTTCATTTCTCTGCATTCTCTCTCCAGCTGCTCCTTTTCTCTCTGCTCCAAAGTTAACTGTCTTCTCGCTTCCCTCAGTTCTGCAACCTTGTCTCCTATAGTTATTTCCAATGTAGATATCTCATCTTGTAGCCTGTGTGGATAAAAAAACTGTAGCACTTACCCAGCTCTTCATTTTTCTACcatatcaccatacctgggaactttctaaataaattgACCCCTTAATAGCCCATTGTTAAGATTCTATATAATGGCTCACCAAATGCGataaccaaatggctcttatACCACTCCTTATGGAAACCTTAActagtcattatttaaagatattctTTATTCAGTCACCTgtatatcaaccataacatacaggTTGCAAAAGTATCAATTGGGAGCCTTAAATATGATCACAGCAATATAGAATAGGAATGAATGGGCTCCAGGCTGGGTGACCCTCAGAATCTTCTTCTTCACCATGAGATTGGAGTTAAACCCTGAGAGtacccaggtatgtatattgtTCCAATTTTTACCTCTTCTGTTCTTCATGCAGTTTCTGATTTTCCATCTGCAGTTTTTGCATGTTGCACTCTTGCTCCTGCAGTTTCatctgttgttgctgctgtatTTGTTCTTGATTCACTGACAGCTCAGCAAACCTTCCAACAACATTACACATGCATGAAACATCTACCCTGGCCCTCTCTCttctaatacaataaatatttggttAATTGTTAAAATAATCAGAATCTTTGCCCACCCACCCCCTGCACATTGTgatgaaaatgataaaatgtattGCAAGAATTTTATTCAAAATAACAAACCTACGGTATTTAACATGGTGTACAATTATATTGAATCCCAAATtgaataaagtaataataaattgcTTTAAAATCAGTATCAATGATTTAATTGGGGAATTATTCAGCATGATCAAAGCATGTAGTATCTTTGTCAATTGAATTTCTATAAGAGCATTACACTCTTTTGATACagggccagaataatgcagatggatccGTGAAGAGAGAGATGTGTAAAAAACTCTTTTAAGAAATCCTTCTCCGTGGATccggaacaggaaagggcctttaATTGAGTGAGAGGGTGTGCACCGAGGCTCTGCCCTATTGCAAAACTACTACACAAGGCTGAGATAATGGTACTGAGAGGCAGGTGGACCACCGcgtaagacaaaaagaaagaagaaatatagAACAGGAAGTGGTGCGAAGGAGAAGAATAGACACAAtgaaggtaaggagacattgaCAAAGAGTTTGAGAGAGCGGGCGAGAGTGAATAAAAAAGAGTGGGTGAGAatgaaaaaatgcaaatgaaaatttggagctctctgctttgtttttgtttgtttcattggggccCCTCCTCCTTTTtggacatttgtacaaattgacaagtttaacaaaattaaattttttatgaATCCGCATGCACAAGTTTAGTGATCATCTTTAACATACTTAATACGTTTTCATACTGTATTACCTCTGCTGAAGCTCTTGGTGTTCTTGCCTCAGTACCCTCAGAGCACTCCTTCCTGTACGGCGTTCTCTTTGGGCATTCACCAGCTCTACTTCCTGCCTGAGTAATGACTCATAGCGTTCCTGAATCTCTGCACGCTCTTTACGTACTTCTTGCACCTCCAGCAGCAGCAAGGAGAGTGTTGACTCATGAATATAGATAGGGGTAGGAAATTGGTTAGAAGTCTGTGGAACTGATGAATCAGGATGGAACAGAGAATGGAGGCCAGATGTAGAAGTAGGAAGAGAAAGTGAGGAAAATGGAGGCAGGTTGGTGGATTTAGGCAGGGTGTTATCAACAGATATAGAAAGGATGGTAGAAACAGGTGTAGGTGAAGAAAGTGAGACAGGTGAAGGTAGGATAGAGGATACATGGGTTGATACCTGAAGGGATGGTACATTTGTGGTAGTAATAGAGACAAAGGGGACAGAAACAGTGAGGAGTGGTTCTGTAATAGATTTTTGGACGGGGTTGATTGATATATTGGAAAGTTCAGAATTATTGCTGTTTAAGAGTGGATGAGAGAGAAGTTGGCCAGTGCCCTCTTCAAAATGTATCTTTGGTGgctcttcttttctcttttctacTTGCATTTGTGAATAGATCTGAGCTTTTTGGAACTGTTCTTTCTGAGgcaggaaatgtgttttctttttgaataGCCCCTTTTGATGATGCTGTTGAATGTACCTACTGGGAGATTCcacctttaaaatgtttttatacatttctagTGCTTCTGTAGCCTCTTCTAGTTTTCTAGTATGTGATAGTTCGGATTTCTCTTTGTCTATCAATTTGTACACAAGGGACTTTTCCTTTACTGTACACTGCTTGAGTTGTATTTCCTGTAATTCTATATTCTGTTTGGTTTCTTCCAGCAACCTCCTGTAATTTTGCTGGTCTATTTCTGTGTCCTGAGACTGTATATCAGGAAATTCAGCCACCTCCAAGTTCATTTGAACCCCACTCGCCGCACATTGTGCATGTTCAGGACTGCTTTGTAACTGCCATTTTAGTAAATCTGCCTCACAGTGATTATGCAACTCTTTCTGTAGAACTTTTGTTTCATCAGTTCCCCCTGGAAGCTGTGTCTGAAGTTGTAACTCCTTACTCAGTGACTGTGTCATGTAAGTGCTTTCCTCCAGATGTTTATTCTGTAAATCTGTTTTATCTGCCCTATCAAAAAGCTGTTGGTGTCTTTTTAGTGACACAGTTTCACCAGCACTTTGGGCAAGCTGTCTCTTTAGCAAACATGCTTCTTCTGTGTCAAATACTTGTCTTTGCTGTGCATTTGTCTCCTTAGTTCCTTCATGAAGCTGGCTCGTGACACATATTTTCTCATTCTCCTTCAACTGTCTTTCCAGGGAGTGCACATCTTCACCCATTTCATGCACTTGTCCTTTCAAAACATGCTCGTGTACCTCTCTCTCTTCAAGCATAGCCTTTATGTCCTGTGTTTCTTCAGAGCTTGCTTCAAATTTCCATccttgtttttctctctctttgtcaTTCTGTTTCACTTGTTTCTTCTGACACTGTATGTTTTCTGCCTTCTCTACCAAGTACTTTCTCAGTGACTGCAACTCGAGATTATTGTTtactacatttttctttaaactcATGGCTCTTTTGTCGGTATCTAGGTGTCCTTTCTGTGATATAATCTCTTGAGCTCTGTCTTGTAGCTCTGTTTTAGGCAATATTTCTTCCTCTTTCCCCTCAACTTGTCTTTGATAGTTTCTTTCTTCCATACcctcaaaaatgtttttaacaagACACTTTTCTTCCTCAACTGTCTTGTGCAACTGTCTCCTTAGTGAAACTAACTCTGAAGCCCCACTTTCTTCTGTGATCTGCTTAAATTGTAAAAGGTATATATCATGTATCACCCCCATTTGTTTCTTTAGATACTTTGCCTCTTCAGTTATCTCTTGTAGTTCTCTCTTTAGTGACTGTATCTGTCCTTCTCTCtcatgaagatttttttttaagaactctACCTCCTGGGAACACACTTCCAGTAGCTTTTCACATGAATACTTCTCTCTTGCAGTTTCTTCTAGCTGTTTCCTTATAGACTGCTCCTTTGTGGTACTATTTTGCAACTGTATTTTAATAACCTGGATGTCTGC
The nucleotide sequence above comes from Spea bombifrons isolate aSpeBom1 chromosome 10, aSpeBom1.2.pri, whole genome shotgun sequence. Encoded proteins:
- the CCDC88B gene encoding coiled-coil domain-containing protein 88B; translated protein: MNFIDTRPYHGNLDLHGLKMRLQSYYQEELQQLILMPLPDTTIISQDPFSDISMQEMEKLLSLMLGAAVQCENREQIITRIQTLSLESQTMLAEKIKEMTQDSQKILSFPGPDLSYLSHSDLQKVVHILSTHLKEILRQRDETHERLSFLCCDQQTVLTPHIDPKAQRLSKNLVSEPQAWKNYTQRIAELQSKLQHLRQELEEKGEELLDSEQQMQQMEAEKRKLHLQVVELSSMAAFACGYRDELDALREHSRHYEAQITSLTEKLRNMDFYRRSLQEEKDFSKHLMEDKEVLEQQLATERERSERLRLCEREKMSLEEKLQRVEMERDSESQRVQLLLHDNLSLAEEIRVIRAETTLRWKTMYESDSKSDGETEHGWERHQGNDTEILDLNSELSEALLRLERENQNLKERLHTLKGENLDSETSAQHAQSKKYIQSLNQESDGGSLGEKEHLQKEWEIKLYERLESEQLTKIQYKTDVNVQSSQEQLEQNFESDELQSGPTEEMYSEEKIQKSENRDDETPEELHDATTSTSIEQSMGRLVENSSVHLKQVGQLEENYNEMQVLNKVVEERSIRQYLENRNTDDSEPVQRQLERRERDRLQMELDEKNKEVQVQNRKLEVKAGEIQMLKKQLVEKEDEKQLQQRLLQESITLTEYLQTRLLQSEESHLLNKHLQESAEEVQALKKHLEESIQDMKYLTRQLHDCKFQSLRKQLEESAMEMQSQKRHLEDSIGDNQLLKGQLEEKGLLEQSLKIQLKEITADIQVIKIQLQNSTTKEQSIRKQLEETAREKYSCEKLLEVCSQEVEFLKKNLHEREGQIQSLKRELQEITEEAKYLKKQMGVIHDIYLLQFKQITEESGASELVSLRRQLHKTVEEEKCLVKNIFEGMEERNYQRQVEGKEEEILPKTELQDRAQEIISQKGHLDTDKRAMSLKKNVVNNNLELQSLRKYLVEKAENIQCQKKQVKQNDKEREKQGWKFEASSEETQDIKAMLEEREVHEHVLKGQVHEMGEDVHSLERQLKENEKICVTSQLHEGTKETNAQQRQVFDTEEACLLKRQLAQSAGETVSLKRHQQLFDRADKTDLQNKHLEESTYMTQSLSKELQLQTQLPGGTDETKVLQKELHNHCEADLLKWQLQSSPEHAQCAASGVQMNLEVAEFPDIQSQDTEIDQQNYRRLLEETKQNIELQEIQLKQCTVKEKSLVYKLIDKEKSELSHTRKLEEATEALEMYKNILKVESPSRYIQQHHQKGLFKKKTHFLPQKEQFQKAQIYSQMQVEKRKEEPPKIHFEEGTGQLLSHPLLNSNNSELSNISINPVQKSITEPLLTVSVPFVSITTTNVPSLQVSTHVSSILPSPVSLSSPTPVSTILSISVDNTLPKSTNLPPFSSLSLPTSTSGLHSLFHPDSSVPQTSNQFPTPIYIHESTLSLLLLEVQEVRKERAEIQERYESLLRQEVELVNAQRERRTGRSALRVLRQEHQELQQRFAELSVNQEQIQQQQQMKLQEQECNMQKLQMENQKLHEEQKRLQDEISTLEITIGDKVAELREARRQLTLEQREKEQLERECREMKETVQRLEISNTALSDHYQVLSQVKLSLQDQNNLMLSQIHTLSRDNRELLERSLESGELRQEEERRYREKLTELKNEKQKLLDKIMDQYRVLEPASTIPSHHNRKGNWIADKMKRLLRSRERTPKILNELPCLLSPPNEPPAEAETTVKSTVVLRRSKSSVSSPSLPAHATNTSSRHAKLSSIIRSSESFGEADSTPRERFRLRRRGHILEINKDEPAGMN